In Triticum aestivum cultivar Chinese Spring chromosome 5B, IWGSC CS RefSeq v2.1, whole genome shotgun sequence, the following proteins share a genomic window:
- the LOC123110054 gene encoding AAA-ATPase ASD, mitochondrial, translating to MAAIMVERWAGFGSAMATVIFLWSVVQNYVPPTFRLYLTAWAAKVAACFNPYLQITISEYGAERFQRSDFFLAVEAYLSEACARRARKLKAELGKDSKNLQVTVDDHDEVTDDFSGTTIWWYASKRQSKAQVISFYPGEDERRFYKVIFHRRHRDLVVDSYLPFVLGEGRAVTVKNRQRRLFTNNASRNWNPYRSKSVWSHVPFEHPATFDTLAMHPDEKEAIVDDLMAFQESKDYYAKVGKAWKRGYLLYGPPGTGKSTMIAAMANFLDYDVYDLELTAVKNNTELRKLFIETTGKSIIVIEDIDCSIDLTGKRRKDKKASGDKDSDSDDKPKLPMDPEKDDATKVTLSGLLNFIDGLWSACGGERIIIFTTNHKEKLDPALIRRGRMDKHIEMSYCRFEGFKVLAKNYLDVIEHDLFGEIQRLLEETDMSPADVAENLMPMSKKKKRDPDLCFSGLVEALKQAKEGAAAAAAKAKAEEEAKEAEAKKVKEKEETEVKKAKEENKGKDKAPEKANGDIKEGDK from the coding sequence ATGGCGGCAATCATGGTAGAGAGGTGGGCGGGGTTCGGGTCGGCTATGGCGACCGTCATCTTTCTCTGGTCCGTGGTGCAGAACTACGTACCTCCCACCTTCCGCCTCTACCTCACCGCCTGGGCCGCAAAGGTCGCCGCCTGCTTCAACCCCTACCTCCAAATCACCATCTCCGAGTATGGCGCCGAGCGCTTCCAGCGTAGCGACTTCTTCCTCGCCGTTGAGGCCTACCTCAGCGAGGCATGCGCCCGGCGCGCACGGAAGCTCAAGGCCGAGCTCGGCAAGGACAGCAAGAACCTCCAGGTCACCGTCGACGACCACGACGAGGTCACCGACGACTTCTCCGGCACGACCATCTGGTGGTACGCCTCCAAGCGGCAGTCCAAGGCCCAAGTCATCAGCTTCTACCCCGGCGAGGACGAGCGGCGCTTCTACAAGGTCATCTTCCACAGGCGCCACCGCGACCTTGTCGTCGACTCCTACCTGCCCTTCGTGCTCGGCGAGGGTCGCGCCGTCACCGTCAAGAACCGCCAGCGCCGTCTCTTCACCAACAACGCCAGCCGCAACTGGAACCCCTACCGCAGCAAGAGCGTCTGGAGCCACGTCCCCTTCGAGCACCCCGCCACCTTCGACACGCTCGCCATGCACCCCGATGAGAAGGAGGCCATCGTTGACGACCTCATGGCATTCCAGGAGAGCAAGGACTACTATGCAAAGGTCGGCAAGGCGTGGAAGCGCGGGTACCTCCTTTATGGACCGCCCGGCACCGGCAAGTCCACCATGATCGCCGCCATGGCCAACTTCCTTGACTACGATGTCTACGATCTCGAGCTCACTGCTGTCAAGAACAACACCGAGCTGCGGAAGCTCTTCATCGAGACCACGGGCAAGTCCATCATCGTCATAGAGGACATCGACTGCTCGATTGACCTCACCGGAAAACGCCGCAAGGACAAGAAGGCCTCTGGAGACAAGGACTCCGACAGTGATGACAAACCCAAGCTACCGATGGATCCAGAGAAGGACGACGCCACCAAGGTGACGCTCTCGGGCCTCCTCAACTTCATCGACGGGCTATGGTCTGCTTGCGGGGGTGAGcggatcatcatcttcaccaccaacCACAAGGAGAAGCTCGATCCGGCGCTGATCCGTCGAGGAAGGATGGACAAGCATATCGAGATGTCATACTGCCGCTTCGAGGGCTTCAAGGTTCTAGCCAAGAACTACCTAGATGTCATTGAGCATGACCTGTTTGGGGAAATTCAGCGGCTACTCGAGGAGACCGACATGTCGCCCGCCGATGTTGCAGAGAATCTGATGCCAATgtcgaagaagaaaaagagggaCCCTGATTTGTGTTTCTCAGGCCTCGTCGAGGCGCTCAAGCAGGCCAAGGAAggcgcggcagcagcggcggccaaGGCGAAGGCGGAAGAAGAGGCCAAGGAGGCTGAAGCAAAGAAAGTTAAGGAGAAAGAGGAGACGGAGGTGAAGAAAGCAAAGGAGGAAAACAAAGGGAAGGACAAAGCACCGGAGAAAGCCAATGGAGACATCAAAGAAGGTGACAAGTGA
- the LOC123110051 gene encoding AAA-ATPase At3g28540-like, translating into MGWRYHCLPRHPIIGLLNFIDGLWSASGGERIIIFTTNHKEKLDPALIRRGRMDKHIEMSYCRFEGFKVLAKNYLDVTEHVLFGEIRQLLEETDMSPADVAENLMPMSKKKKKDPNMCLAGLIAALKQAKKDAVTVAAAAKAKEEEEAEAKKTKEKEEPKEDK; encoded by the coding sequence GCCTACTCAACTTCATCGACGGGCTATGGTCGGCAAGCGGCGGTGAGcggatcatcatcttcaccaccaacCACAAGGAGAAGCTGGACCCGGCGCTAATCCGGCGGGGTAGGATGGACAAGCACATCGAGATGTCCTACTGCCGCTTCGAGGGCTTCAAGGTGCTCGCCAAGAACTACCTAGACGTGACCGAGCATGTGTTGTTCGGCGAGATCCGGCAGCTGCTCGAAGAGACCGATATGTCACCGGCCGACGTGGCAGAGAACCTGATGCCCAtgtcaaagaagaaaaagaaggaccCAAACATGTGCTTGGCAGGCCTCATCGCGGCGCTCAAACAGGCCAAGAAAGACGCGGTGACGGTTGCGGCAGCGgcaaaggcgaaggaggaagaggaggcagaAGCAAAGAAAACCAAGGAGAAAGAGGAACCCAAGGAAGACAAATGA
- the LOC123110052 gene encoding protein NUCLEAR FUSION DEFECTIVE 4 — protein MAMASRARTRWSALAASTLIQCFAGGSYCFGVYSPALKASQGYDQSALDAVAFFKDVGANVGVLSGLLAAWAPSGGRRRPWLVLLTGAALCAAGYLPMWLAVAGVVPAPLPLVCLYMLLAAQAQTFMNTADVVTAVENFPDRRGTVIGIMKGFLGLSGAILVQVQRTLRIDPGSFILMLAILPTAIALLLMYFVDVHSAHERYNKKFLDAFSLMAVTVAGFLMVVIICDQVFVISSAGQSVCFGILLLLILSPAAIVVRAQRTEPKQQEEPTPEEQTGLLLHEETAQQDSENASSSMALVGSNSQDMSSDKAENLNVVQAMCKLDFWLLFVAMACGMGSGLATVNNISQIGGSLGYTSRETSTLVSLWSIWNFSGRFGAGYVSDHFLRSRGVGRPFFIAATLLVMGVGHAIISSGFHASLYVGSVLVGLCYGSQWALMPSITSEIFGLNHFGTIFNTVAVASPVGSYILSVCVVGFIYDKESPQGELACAGKHCFALSFMIMACVCVFGSAVAFVLFVRTRKFYRRVIYARLLSFVDK, from the exons ATGGCGATGGCGTCGCGCGCGCGGACGCGGTGGTCGGCGCTGGCGGCGAGCACGCTGATCCAGTGCTTCGCGGGCGGCAGCTACTGCTTCGGCGTCTACTCGCCGGCGCTCAAGGCGTCGCAGGGCTACGACCAGTCCGCGCTcgacgccgtcgccttcttcaagGACGTCGGCGCTAACGTCGGGGTCCTCTCCGGCCTCCTCGCCGCGTGGGCTCCCTCTGGGGGCCGGAGGCGACCCTGGCTCGTCCTCCTCACCGGCGCCGCGCTCTGCGCCGCCGGGTACCTCCCCATGTGGCTCGCCGTCGCCGGGGTCGTCCCCGCCCCGCTCCCGCTCGTCTGCCTCTACATGCTGCTCGCCGCGCAGGCGCAGACCTTCATGAACACGGCCGATGTCGTCACCGCCGTAGAGAACTTCCCCGACCGCCGCGGCACCGTCATCGGCATCATGAAG GGGTTTCTAGGCTTGAGTGGGGCGATACTGGTCCAAGTACAGCGGACTCTCCGTATTGATCCCGGCAGTTTCATACTTATGCTGGCAATACTACCCACAGCCATCGCGTTGCTGCTCATGTACTTTGTCGACGTCCACAGCGCTCATGAGCGGTACAACAAGAAGTTCCTCGATGCTTTCTCTCTCATGGCCGTTACTGTTGCTGGGTTCCTGATGGTTGTCATAATCTGCGACCAAGTATTCGTGATAAGTTCAGCCGGGCAGAGCGTTTGCTTTGGGATACTCCTTCTATTGATCCTGTCTCCCGCAGCTATTGTTGTAAGGGCTCAGAGGACGGAACCGAAGCAGCAAGAAGAACCAACGCCGGAAGAACAAACTGGTTTACTTCTTCATGAGGAGACTGCGCAGCAGGATTCGGAGAACGCCAGCTCTAGCATGGCGCTCGTGGGATCTAACAGTCAGGACATGTCGTCGGACAAAGCAGAGAACCTGAACGTGGTGCAGGCCATGTGCAAACTTGACTTCTGGCTGCTCTTCGTTGCGATGGCCTGCGGGATGGGGTCGGGGCTGGCCACCGTGAACAACATCAGCCAGATCGGGGGCTCCCTTGGCTACACGAGCAGGGAGACCAGCACTCTGGTGTCGCTATGGAGCATCTGGAACTTCTCAGGGAGGTTCGGCGCAGGCTACGTCTCTGATCACTTCCTCCGGTCGCGAGGAGTCGGCAGGCCTTTCTTCATAGCCGCGACGCTTCTGGTCATGGGCGTAGGCCATGCCATCATCTCCTCCGGTTTCCACGCGTCGCTCTACGTCGGCTCCGTCCTTGTAGGACTGTGCTACGGGTCTCAGTGGGCTTTGATGCCGAGCATAACTTCAGAGATCTTCGGGCTAAACCATTTCGGCACCATATTCAACACGGTGGCCGTCGCGAGCCCTGTTGGCTCTTACATCCTCTCGGTGTGCGTGGTCGGGTTCATCTATGACAAGGAGTCACCGCAAGGTGAGCTTGCCTGCGCCGGTAAGCACTGCTTTGCGCTCTCCTTCATGATCATGGCATGTGTCTGCGTCTTCGGGTCTGCTGTTGCTTTTGTATTGTTTGTCAGAACAAGGAAGTTTTATAGGCGGGTTATATACGCCCGACTGCTCTCTTTTGTAGATAAATGA